From Rudanella lutea DSM 19387, a single genomic window includes:
- a CDS encoding Rid family detoxifying hydrolase codes for MSKEIVYTDQAPAPIGPYSQAVQAGGFLFVSGQIAADLAPAGDIQAETRKVMENIGAILKTAGKDYSHVLKATIFVKDLNNFGLINEVYSSFFTGEYPARETVEVARLPKDVNVEISVIAI; via the coding sequence ATGTCAAAAGAAATTGTTTACACCGATCAGGCCCCGGCCCCGATTGGTCCGTATAGCCAGGCTGTACAGGCAGGTGGCTTTCTGTTTGTATCGGGTCAGATTGCCGCCGATCTGGCACCAGCGGGCGATATTCAGGCCGAAACACGCAAGGTAATGGAAAATATCGGCGCGATTCTGAAAACAGCCGGTAAAGACTATAGCCACGTGCTGAAGGCCACCATTTTTGTGAAAGACCTAAACAACTTTGGTCTCATCAACGAGGTGTACAGTTCTTTCTTCACGGGCGAATACCCCGCCCGCGAAACCGTAGAGGTAGCACGGTTGCCCAAAGATGTGAATGTCGAAATTTCAGTTATAGCGATTTAA
- a CDS encoding AAA family ATPase, with protein MQHLLILVGISGSGKSTFARQWVQDKPNYLRLNRDELRRSVLPVPLGEYWKWDEKRKNRIERLVSDLEQTALQSALDGGWNVVMDNTHLRARYIHDVLKRVENREIEVTFRLLEVSVEEAIRRDANRPDSVGETAIREQAERLKQFRKQFDVSQRLVFPKTNAVPSPTVQNNDLPKCILVDIDGTAAKIHDRSPFDWLKVGRDKPNPPVLNVVRAMREAGYAIIFISGRDSLARPETINWLWRHMGWREGSDYQLFMRKQNDMRKDAIVKRELFDAHIRGRYFVEVILDDRDQVVALWRRDLGLPCFQVDYGNF; from the coding sequence ATGCAACACCTCCTTATTCTGGTCGGCATCAGCGGTAGTGGCAAGTCGACGTTTGCCCGGCAGTGGGTGCAGGACAAACCCAACTACCTGCGCCTGAACCGCGACGAACTGCGCCGAAGCGTGCTGCCGGTGCCGTTGGGAGAATACTGGAAGTGGGATGAGAAACGTAAAAACCGGATTGAGCGGCTGGTGTCGGACTTAGAGCAAACCGCTCTTCAATCAGCGCTCGATGGCGGCTGGAACGTGGTCATGGACAACACGCACCTGCGCGCCCGGTATATTCATGACGTACTGAAACGGGTAGAGAACCGCGAGATCGAAGTCACGTTCCGGCTGCTGGAAGTTTCCGTTGAGGAAGCCATCCGACGCGATGCCAACCGACCCGACTCCGTGGGCGAAACCGCCATTCGGGAGCAGGCTGAGCGGCTGAAACAGTTTCGGAAGCAGTTCGACGTGAGTCAACGGCTCGTTTTTCCTAAAACAAACGCGGTGCCTTCGCCCACCGTTCAGAACAACGACCTACCCAAGTGCATTCTGGTGGATATTGACGGGACGGCCGCCAAAATTCACGACCGATCCCCGTTCGACTGGCTCAAAGTGGGTCGTGATAAACCCAACCCGCCCGTACTGAACGTAGTGCGGGCCATGCGCGAGGCCGGGTACGCCATTATTTTTATATCGGGCCGCGACAGCCTCGCCCGCCCCGAAACAATCAACTGGCTTTGGCGGCATATGGGTTGGCGCGAGGGCTCCGACTATCAGCTGTTTATGCGCAAACAGAATGATATGCGCAAAGACGCCATCGTAAAGCGCGAACTGTTCGACGCCCATATCCGGGGCCGCTATTTCGTTGAAGTGATCCTGGACGACCGCGATCAGGTAGTCGCCCTCTGGCGTCGCGATTTGGGTCTCCCCTGCTTTCAGGTCGACTACGGTAATTTCTAA
- the gltX gene encoding glutamate--tRNA ligase, translated as MSNPVRVRFAPSPTGPLHIGGVRTALYNYLFARKMGGKMLLRIEDTDQNRFVPGAEDYIIEALKWVGIQIDEGQSVGGPNAPYRQSERKEMYQKEAFRLVDEGKAYYAFDTPEELDAMRQRLEEANAPAAQYNAITRLQMKNSLTLPADEVKARIDAGDPYVIRLKTPRKEEVRLNDLIRGWVNVHSSAIDDKVLLKSDGLPTYHLANVVDDHLMGITHVIRGEEWLPSAPLHVLLYRYLGWESTMPQFAHLPLLLKPEGNGKLSKRDADLGGFPVFPLQWTDPFTGTVARGFREDGYLPQALVNFLAFLGWNPGTEQELFTMDELIEAFSIENIHKGGARFDVEKAKWFNHQYIRQQPDANLAPVVQQAAEGAGFPCTLEKATKITALLKERVNFAHEIFPEARTIFYSPDSYDETVRAAKWNADAIAAATAFRQALETYEGEFVADAIKHLLSETLQQAGIKQGKVMQAMRLALTGTGAGPDLMLTMEIIGREETLIRLNRALERLN; from the coding sequence ATGTCCAATCCCGTTCGCGTTCGTTTCGCGCCCAGCCCCACCGGCCCACTACACATTGGCGGGGTGCGCACCGCTTTATACAACTACCTGTTTGCCCGCAAAATGGGCGGCAAAATGCTCCTGCGTATTGAAGATACCGACCAGAATCGGTTTGTGCCGGGTGCCGAAGATTACATCATCGAAGCCCTCAAGTGGGTGGGCATTCAGATCGACGAAGGACAAAGTGTAGGCGGCCCCAATGCGCCCTACCGGCAGTCGGAGCGGAAAGAAATGTACCAGAAAGAAGCGTTCCGGCTCGTAGATGAAGGGAAAGCGTATTACGCGTTTGATACGCCCGAGGAACTCGACGCTATGCGGCAGCGGCTCGAAGAAGCCAACGCCCCGGCGGCTCAGTACAACGCTATCACGCGGTTGCAGATGAAAAACTCGCTCACGCTGCCAGCCGATGAAGTGAAAGCACGCATCGATGCGGGCGACCCCTACGTGATTCGGCTCAAAACCCCCCGCAAAGAAGAGGTTCGGCTCAACGACCTGATTCGCGGTTGGGTCAACGTGCACTCGTCGGCCATTGATGATAAAGTGCTGCTTAAATCCGACGGCCTGCCGACTTACCACCTTGCCAACGTCGTCGATGATCACCTGATGGGCATCACCCACGTGATTCGGGGTGAAGAGTGGCTGCCCTCGGCCCCGTTGCACGTGTTGCTGTACCGCTACCTTGGCTGGGAAAGCACCATGCCGCAGTTTGCGCACCTGCCCCTGTTGCTCAAGCCTGAGGGCAACGGTAAACTAAGCAAGCGCGACGCTGATTTGGGTGGTTTTCCGGTGTTTCCGCTTCAGTGGACTGATCCGTTTACGGGCACGGTAGCGCGGGGCTTCCGCGAAGATGGCTACCTGCCGCAGGCCCTGGTCAACTTTCTGGCGTTTCTGGGCTGGAACCCCGGTACCGAGCAAGAACTGTTTACGATGGACGAACTGATCGAAGCGTTTTCGATTGAGAACATCCACAAAGGCGGGGCCCGTTTCGACGTGGAGAAAGCCAAATGGTTCAACCATCAGTACATTCGGCAGCAGCCCGACGCCAATCTGGCTCCGGTGGTGCAGCAGGCAGCCGAAGGGGCTGGTTTCCCCTGTACGCTCGAAAAAGCAACCAAAATCACGGCTCTGCTGAAGGAGCGCGTCAATTTTGCGCACGAGATTTTCCCCGAAGCCCGTACCATTTTCTATTCGCCCGATAGCTACGACGAAACGGTGCGCGCAGCTAAGTGGAACGCCGACGCCATCGCTGCGGCTACGGCTTTCCGACAGGCGCTCGAAACCTACGAAGGTGAGTTTGTGGCCGATGCCATCAAGCATTTGCTGTCTGAGACGTTGCAGCAGGCTGGCATTAAACAGGGAAAAGTGATGCAGGCCATGCGCCTGGCCCTCACGGGTACGGGGGCTGGCCCCGACCTGATGCTGACCATGGAAATCATTGGTCGGGAGGAGACGCTTATCCGGCTGAACCGGGCCCTGGAGCGCCTGAATTAA
- the gldD gene encoding gliding motility lipoprotein GldD: MVALLGLTACGSSSTSTDADYIPKPKGYPRIDLPPHRYVTLPPNHPYQFEVNRMARVLPDTFARAEPHWIFIYYPAFQASVQLTYKPVLNNPERLKSMLQDSYKLAGKHKIKATAIREQIQKLPSGLWANVIELEGEVPTQVQFITTDTTTHFLRGALYFNTATANDSLAPVIQYVRQDIIHMLKTLKWRQ; this comes from the coding sequence TTGGTGGCCCTTCTGGGGCTGACAGCCTGCGGCTCTTCGTCTACTTCGACCGATGCCGACTACATACCCAAACCCAAAGGATACCCCCGCATTGATCTGCCCCCGCACCGGTACGTGACGCTCCCGCCGAACCACCCGTATCAGTTTGAGGTAAACCGTATGGCTCGGGTGTTGCCCGATACGTTTGCCCGGGCTGAGCCTCACTGGATTTTTATTTACTACCCGGCGTTTCAGGCGAGTGTGCAGCTGACCTACAAACCGGTGCTCAACAATCCCGAGCGGCTAAAATCCATGTTGCAGGATTCGTATAAGCTGGCGGGTAAGCACAAAATCAAAGCAACGGCCATTCGGGAGCAAATTCAGAAATTACCCTCGGGTTTGTGGGCCAACGTAATCGAGCTGGAAGGGGAGGTGCCCACACAGGTACAGTTTATCACAACCGATACCACTACGCATTTTTTGCGGGGGGCGCTTTATTTCAATACCGCTACGGCCAACGACTCGTTAGCGCCGGTAATTCAGTACGTTCGGCAGGATATTATCCACATGCTCAAAACCCTCAAATGGCGGCAGTGA
- a CDS encoding CocE/NonD family hydrolase — translation MRPLLYLLCLLWSGLSLAQNSAQPTSTYVRDNYQKFEYKIPMRDGTKLHTAVYVPKDALATNRSDGPKYPFMMQRTCYSVAPYGVDKYPQQLGPSGTLMRDKYIFVYQDVRGRWMSEGTWTNMTPNVPDAPAAVATKGRKAAKTPAAPFTPDESSDTYDTIEWLLKNIPNNNGRVGQWGISYPGFYTAASLPDAHPALKAASPQAPVSDFFFDDFHHNGAFIQAYLFTYPVFGVQHPAPTTESWYDKQYIPEFVKGFQTGGRDGYSFQLGIGPLKNVTSKYYPDNFYWKETVEHPNYDEFWQKRSILPHLKGIKPAVMTVGGWFDAEDLYGPLNVYKTIEKNSPGAYNTLVMGPFGHGRWSRETGRTLHSNIYFGDSIATFYQRNIEARFFNHFLKGAGDGKTDLPEAYLFDTGRKAWKTFDKWPSPAAQTLSYSLLPDGALATNRVMGSTNPSGNDFSEFMSDPNKPVPYTEDNTTTMSFTPFNYMSEDQRFASRRPDVLTFQTDVLTEDLTLGGEIMAKLKVSTTGTDADWVVKLIDVYPDDEPSHPYLPNKNIILSGYQQMVRSEVMRGRFRNSFEKPEPFKPGEITDVNFRLQDVLHTFKKGHRVMIQVQSTWFPLIDRNPQTFVPNIFLADEKDFQKQTHRVYSSSTIEVQVLK, via the coding sequence ATGCGTCCTCTGCTTTACCTCCTTTGCCTGCTGTGGTCGGGGCTGTCGCTCGCCCAGAACTCGGCCCAACCTACCAGCACCTACGTGCGCGACAACTACCAGAAGTTCGAGTACAAAATTCCGATGCGCGACGGTACCAAACTGCATACCGCCGTTTACGTGCCCAAAGACGCATTGGCCACCAACCGTAGCGACGGACCGAAGTACCCGTTTATGATGCAACGCACCTGCTACAGCGTGGCACCGTACGGGGTTGATAAGTACCCGCAGCAACTCGGGCCGTCGGGCACGTTGATGCGCGACAAGTACATTTTTGTGTATCAGGACGTGCGCGGCCGCTGGATGTCGGAAGGCACCTGGACCAACATGACGCCCAACGTCCCCGACGCACCGGCTGCCGTAGCGACCAAAGGCCGGAAAGCGGCAAAAACACCCGCTGCGCCCTTCACCCCCGACGAAAGCTCGGATACCTACGATACCATCGAGTGGCTGCTCAAGAATATCCCGAACAACAATGGCCGCGTGGGTCAATGGGGCATCTCGTACCCCGGTTTTTACACGGCGGCCTCGCTGCCCGATGCACACCCGGCTCTCAAAGCAGCCTCGCCCCAGGCACCGGTGTCCGACTTTTTCTTCGACGATTTTCACCACAACGGGGCCTTCATTCAGGCCTACCTGTTTACCTATCCTGTATTTGGGGTACAGCACCCCGCCCCCACCACAGAGTCGTGGTACGACAAGCAGTACATTCCGGAGTTTGTGAAGGGATTCCAGACGGGCGGACGCGATGGGTACTCGTTTCAGCTCGGCATTGGGCCGCTCAAAAACGTGACGAGCAAATACTACCCCGACAACTTCTATTGGAAAGAGACCGTCGAACACCCCAACTACGACGAGTTCTGGCAGAAACGAAGCATTCTGCCCCACCTGAAGGGCATTAAACCGGCCGTGATGACCGTGGGCGGCTGGTTCGACGCCGAGGACCTCTACGGCCCACTCAACGTGTACAAAACCATTGAGAAAAACAGCCCCGGCGCGTACAATACGCTCGTGATGGGGCCGTTTGGGCATGGCCGCTGGTCGCGCGAGACGGGCCGCACCCTCCACTCAAACATCTATTTCGGCGATAGCATTGCTACGTTCTACCAGCGCAATATTGAGGCCCGGTTCTTCAACCATTTTCTCAAAGGTGCGGGCGACGGCAAAACGGATCTGCCCGAAGCCTACCTGTTCGATACGGGCCGCAAAGCGTGGAAAACGTTTGACAAATGGCCCAGCCCGGCCGCTCAAACCCTATCGTACAGCCTGCTGCCAGACGGAGCTCTCGCTACGAATCGGGTGATGGGTTCTACCAACCCCAGTGGCAATGATTTCTCGGAGTTTATGTCGGACCCCAACAAGCCGGTGCCGTACACGGAAGACAACACCACGACCATGAGCTTTACGCCCTTCAACTACATGTCAGAAGATCAGCGTTTTGCCAGCCGACGACCCGATGTGCTCACCTTCCAGACCGATGTACTGACCGAAGACCTCACACTCGGGGGCGAAATCATGGCCAAACTGAAGGTAAGCACCACCGGCACCGACGCCGACTGGGTGGTAAAACTAATTGATGTGTACCCCGACGATGAGCCGAGCCACCCGTACCTGCCCAACAAAAACATTATCCTGAGCGGCTACCAGCAGATGGTACGCTCGGAGGTGATGCGCGGGCGGTTCCGCAACTCGTTTGAGAAACCTGAGCCGTTTAAACCGGGCGAAATTACCGACGTGAACTTCCGGCTTCAGGATGTGCTGCACACCTTCAAAAAAGGCCACCGCGTCATGATTCAGGTGCAGAGTACGTGGTTCCCGCTCATCGACCGAAACCCGCAAACGTTTGTCCCGAACATTTTCCTCGCCGACGAGAAAGACTTCCAGAAACAAACCCACCGGGTGTACAGCAGCTCGACCATTGAGGTGCAGGTACTGAAATAA
- a CDS encoding TIGR00266 family protein, which translates to MYSHEIDYKIIGEDIQIVEIELDPNETVIAEAGSMLFMEDGIQFETKMGDGSQPTQGLMGKLLQAGSRLITGESLFMTHFTNRAGIKRKLAFAAPYPGTVMPINLANIYGNSLIVQKDGFLCAAMGTRMSIHFNQRLGSGFFGGEGFIMQKLQGDGMAFVHAGGVVIERQLNNETLRIDTGCVVAFEPQVHFDIQRSGGLKSMIFGGEGLFLATLSGTGRVWIQSMPISKLVQRLAPYSGQSHKESGSVLGNLGGLLD; encoded by the coding sequence ATGTACTCACACGAAATCGATTACAAAATCATTGGCGAAGACATTCAGATCGTAGAAATCGAGCTGGACCCAAACGAAACCGTTATTGCCGAAGCCGGCTCTATGCTGTTTATGGAAGACGGTATTCAGTTTGAAACCAAAATGGGCGACGGCTCGCAGCCTACGCAGGGCCTCATGGGTAAGCTGTTGCAGGCAGGCTCGCGGCTCATCACGGGTGAGTCGCTGTTTATGACCCATTTTACCAACCGGGCGGGTATCAAGCGCAAGCTGGCGTTTGCGGCCCCGTACCCTGGCACGGTAATGCCGATCAACCTGGCCAATATCTACGGCAATTCACTCATTGTGCAGAAAGACGGTTTTTTGTGTGCTGCTATGGGTACGCGCATGAGCATCCATTTCAATCAGCGGCTGGGCTCGGGCTTCTTCGGGGGCGAGGGCTTCATTATGCAGAAACTACAGGGCGACGGTATGGCGTTTGTGCACGCGGGCGGGGTTGTGATTGAGCGGCAGCTGAACAACGAAACCCTGCGTATTGATACGGGTTGCGTAGTGGCTTTTGAGCCGCAGGTACATTTTGATATTCAGCGCTCGGGTGGCCTCAAAAGCATGATTTTCGGCGGAGAAGGCCTGTTTTTAGCCACGCTGAGCGGCACGGGCCGGGTCTGGATTCAGTCGATGCCGATCTCGAAACTGGTGCAGCGTCTGGCTCCGTACAGTGGTCAGTCGCACAAAGAGAGCGGCTCGGTGCTGGGCAATCTCGGCGGGTTACTGGATTAG
- a CDS encoding TIGR04282 family arsenosugar biosynthesis glycosyltransferase, with protein sequence MQDFSLIIFVKNPVPGTVKTRIARTVGNERATAVYRHLLAHTQQISRMLPWKRLVYYGDFINSADGWMGYHKRLQTGQDLGERMHNAFAEQFAAGAKRAVIMGSDCLAIQPDHLKQAFRALDTTDVVIGPATDGGYYVLGMKRLHSFLFQNKPWSQPELLEQTIADLNQHGLTYTLLEPLTDIDEWDDYISQSNVGI encoded by the coding sequence ATGCAGGATTTCTCCCTGATCATCTTCGTGAAAAATCCGGTTCCGGGAACCGTGAAAACCCGAATTGCCCGTACCGTAGGCAACGAGCGCGCTACGGCTGTGTACCGACATTTGCTTGCCCACACCCAACAGATTAGCCGAATGCTGCCCTGGAAACGACTCGTTTACTACGGCGACTTTATCAATTCGGCCGATGGCTGGATGGGGTACCACAAACGGCTCCAAACCGGTCAGGATTTGGGCGAACGCATGCACAATGCCTTTGCCGAGCAGTTTGCCGCCGGGGCCAAACGGGCCGTTATTATGGGCAGTGATTGCCTCGCTATTCAGCCTGATCACCTGAAACAGGCCTTTCGCGCTCTCGACACCACCGACGTAGTCATTGGACCGGCTACCGACGGCGGGTATTACGTACTCGGTATGAAACGGTTGCACTCTTTTCTGTTTCAGAACAAACCCTGGAGTCAGCCCGAATTGCTCGAACAAACCATTGCCGACCTCAACCAACACGGCCTCACCTACACACTCCTCGAACCCCTAACCGACATTGATGAATGGGACGATTACATCAGTCAGTCGAATGTTGGGATATAA